A window of the Dyadobacter pollutisoli genome harbors these coding sequences:
- a CDS encoding nitrate reductase has product MKTTSNSFKSTCCYCGVGCGVVVTKETNGQLTLEGDKEHPSNKGMLCSKGMNLHYTVMDQSDRLLYPQMRLNRSMPLQKVSWDDALERTAAVFKTFIKKFGPDSVAFYVSGQCLTEEYYLVNKLIKGFIGSNNIDTNSRLCMSSAVVGYKLALGEDSVPVCYDDIEAADVIYVTGANPAWCHPIIWRRVEAHKAANPHVKIICADPRRTDTVRSSDLHLQIQPGTDIVLNNAIGRILVEKGYVDNDFIRDHADGYEAFVEKIMQRTIQEAADICGIQPDAIEQAAEWIGKANGFLSFWTMGLNQSVIGVNKNLSLINLHLITGKIGKPGNGPFSLTGQPNAMGGRETGGLANILPGHREVLNATHREEMENFWKSPVKIADKPGLTATEMFEALADDRLKAIWIINTNPLVSMPDINVAESALKKARFVVVQDVSNRADTVHFADVVLPAAAWLEKEGTMTNAERRITHLPKAIDAPGEALPDSEIIWRFAEKMGFGKSFNYQNVSQVYDEYVRVTAGTSIDVTGVDYDLIQKNRSIQWPLPLGQETYYGENPGTKRLFTDHQFYTQNKRAQIHAVADENTSEQPDEDFPLVLTTGRIRDQWHTMTKTGRVAKLNKHIPQPFVQIHPEDAKDRNIQEGQLVVVSGRRGEVRVKVQLTDDVRRGLCFLPMHWGKILGSNLGRANNLTNNLVDPKSKEPDFKFSAVQVALYKKPFEKIIIIGAGSAGLGFINTYRTLNQDDEIHVFSKEIYPFYNRVMLPDYISGAQNWEQLVKLREDQFEENNIIVHKGVSIVHIDRKNKTIIDSNGLEHSYDKLILGMGSKAFMPKGVPNLPGIFNMRSRMDADELLPFLKQPDPHAVIVGGGILGLELAASFVEMNIKVSVVQRSGRFMERQLDPLASELLYQELLNRGIEIYFNDEVATFSGSEKVEGLRLKSGRKINCQVVVLAIGTVPTIELAQEAGLDCKRGVMVNDYLQTSDKDIYAAGEIAEWNGQMWGITLAAEQQSEVIAKYLTGDISQPYTGSTSMNILKMEGLDLCSIGLIDVPANDPAYEQIVFIDKSKRYYKKCIVHRDKLVGTILIGDKNEFLEFRDLIANGIELSEKRLQLLRASQKAEPLQGKLVCSCNNVGQGNLENAITAGCSDFQTLCQKTGAGTGCGSCRPEVRAILEKMTEAALV; this is encoded by the coding sequence ATGAAAACGACATCCAATTCCTTCAAATCAACCTGCTGCTATTGTGGCGTGGGTTGCGGGGTCGTGGTTACGAAGGAAACAAATGGCCAGCTGACACTGGAAGGCGACAAGGAACACCCTTCGAACAAAGGAATGCTTTGTTCGAAGGGAATGAACCTGCATTACACCGTGATGGACCAGTCGGACAGACTGTTATATCCTCAAATGCGCCTCAACAGGTCCATGCCTTTGCAAAAAGTGAGCTGGGATGATGCATTGGAAAGAACTGCTGCTGTTTTCAAGACATTTATAAAAAAATTCGGGCCCGATTCGGTTGCTTTTTATGTATCAGGTCAATGCTTGACAGAAGAATATTATCTGGTCAACAAGCTGATCAAGGGCTTTATAGGTTCCAATAACATTGATACCAACTCGCGCCTTTGCATGAGTTCTGCGGTGGTGGGTTACAAGCTGGCACTGGGCGAGGACAGCGTGCCGGTTTGCTACGATGACATCGAGGCGGCCGATGTGATCTATGTTACCGGGGCGAACCCTGCCTGGTGCCATCCCATTATCTGGCGCAGAGTGGAAGCTCATAAAGCCGCCAATCCGCATGTAAAGATCATTTGTGCCGATCCGCGCCGTACAGATACTGTTCGTTCTTCGGACCTCCATTTGCAGATCCAGCCCGGCACGGACATTGTTTTGAACAACGCCATTGGCAGAATATTGGTTGAAAAGGGTTACGTGGACAATGATTTCATCCGCGATCATGCTGATGGGTACGAGGCCTTTGTTGAAAAAATTATGCAGAGAACAATTCAGGAAGCAGCTGACATCTGTGGTATCCAGCCGGATGCTATCGAACAGGCTGCTGAATGGATTGGAAAAGCGAACGGCTTCCTGTCTTTCTGGACAATGGGGTTGAATCAGTCCGTGATAGGGGTTAACAAAAACCTCTCTTTGATCAATTTGCATTTGATTACCGGAAAAATCGGCAAGCCTGGCAATGGGCCTTTTTCACTGACCGGACAGCCTAATGCCATGGGCGGACGCGAAACCGGCGGGCTGGCCAACATTCTTCCGGGGCACCGGGAAGTGTTGAATGCGACGCACCGGGAGGAAATGGAAAACTTCTGGAAAAGTCCTGTCAAAATTGCCGATAAACCCGGGCTCACAGCAACCGAAATGTTCGAAGCGCTGGCTGACGATCGGCTGAAAGCGATCTGGATCATCAATACCAATCCATTGGTCAGTATGCCGGATATCAATGTCGCTGAAAGTGCATTAAAAAAAGCACGTTTTGTGGTAGTTCAGGATGTTTCGAACCGCGCCGATACGGTGCATTTTGCGGATGTGGTACTACCTGCAGCAGCCTGGCTGGAAAAGGAAGGCACCATGACCAATGCGGAAAGACGCATCACGCATTTACCCAAAGCCATCGACGCCCCAGGCGAAGCACTGCCTGATTCGGAAATTATCTGGCGGTTCGCTGAGAAAATGGGTTTCGGAAAGTCATTTAACTACCAGAATGTCTCTCAGGTTTATGACGAATACGTGCGCGTCACGGCTGGAACAAGCATTGATGTTACCGGTGTAGATTATGATTTGATACAAAAAAACAGAAGCATCCAATGGCCTTTGCCCCTTGGCCAGGAAACCTATTATGGTGAAAACCCTGGTACCAAACGGCTTTTTACGGATCATCAGTTTTATACCCAAAATAAAAGGGCGCAAATTCACGCAGTTGCCGACGAAAATACGTCTGAACAACCGGACGAAGATTTCCCGCTGGTACTCACTACCGGCAGGATCCGTGACCAATGGCATACCATGACCAAAACCGGTCGTGTCGCCAAGCTGAACAAGCATATCCCCCAGCCTTTTGTGCAAATCCACCCCGAAGACGCCAAAGACCGGAACATTCAGGAAGGGCAGCTCGTGGTAGTGAGCGGGCGGCGCGGCGAGGTACGGGTGAAAGTGCAGCTCACGGATGACGTGCGGCGCGGACTTTGCTTTTTACCAATGCATTGGGGAAAAATATTGGGTAGCAACCTCGGCAGGGCCAATAACCTGACCAATAATCTGGTTGACCCAAAATCCAAAGAACCAGACTTCAAATTCTCGGCGGTACAAGTCGCTTTGTATAAAAAACCCTTTGAAAAAATCATCATTATCGGCGCAGGTTCAGCGGGATTAGGTTTTATCAATACCTACCGCACCTTGAATCAGGACGACGAAATCCATGTTTTTTCCAAAGAGATTTATCCGTTCTACAACCGGGTCATGCTGCCTGACTATATCAGCGGCGCGCAGAACTGGGAGCAGCTTGTTAAATTGAGGGAAGATCAGTTTGAAGAAAACAATATTATTGTTCACAAGGGCGTCAGCATTGTCCATATTGACCGTAAGAACAAGACCATTATCGACAGTAACGGATTGGAACACAGCTACGACAAGCTGATTTTGGGAATGGGCAGCAAAGCATTCATGCCCAAAGGCGTTCCTAATCTGCCGGGTATTTTTAATATGCGGTCGCGGATGGATGCCGATGAACTCCTGCCGTTCTTGAAACAGCCTGATCCGCATGCGGTCATTGTCGGCGGCGGTATCCTGGGCCTCGAACTGGCGGCTTCTTTTGTTGAAATGAACATTAAAGTGAGCGTAGTTCAGCGCAGTGGACGTTTTATGGAGAGGCAGCTGGATCCATTGGCCAGCGAACTGTTGTACCAGGAACTGTTGAACCGTGGCATTGAGATCTATTTCAATGATGAAGTCGCCACCTTCTCCGGCTCCGAAAAAGTGGAAGGCCTCAGGCTGAAATCCGGCAGAAAAATCAACTGTCAGGTAGTGGTACTGGCGATAGGAACGGTTCCGACCATTGAACTTGCCCAGGAAGCAGGGCTGGATTGCAAGCGGGGCGTAATGGTGAACGATTACCTGCAAACATCTGACAAAGACATTTACGCGGCAGGCGAAATTGCTGAGTGGAACGGGCAAATGTGGGGTATCACACTCGCCGCCGAACAGCAGTCGGAAGTGATCGCCAAATACCTGACGGGCGACATTTCGCAGCCTTACACCGGCAGTACTTCTATGAATATCCTCAAAATGGAAGGCCTGGACCTATGCAGCATCGGACTGATCGACGTTCCCGCGAACGATCCGGCTTATGAGCAGATCGTTTTTATTGATAAATCGAAAAGATATTATAAAAAATGCATTGTACACCGTGATAAGCTCGTAGGAACTATCCTGATCGGTGATAAAAACGAGTTTCTCGAATTCCGGGACCTGATCGCGAATGGTATCGAACTTTCTGAAAAACGCCTGCAACTGTTGCGCGCCAGCCAGAAAGCAGAACCGTTACAGGGAAAACTGGTTTGCTCCTGCAACAATGTGGGCCAGGGAAACCTTGAAAATGCCATTACCGCTGGCTGCAGCGACTTCCAGACGTTGTGCCAAAAAACCGGTGCCGGAACCGGCTGTGGCTCTTGCCGACCGGAAGTAAGGGCCATTTTGGAAAAAATGACAGAGGCGGCTTTGGTATGA
- a CDS encoding rubredoxin → MRDYYNIKINLPGGIASPGYLKDILSAAWQANVRNVRFGSRQQMLMTVHYEDMRGLERNFKEIGVIYETNTDRNPNIVSSYCGEDVFRTGQWLVANEYHSVLDSFDFEPLLKINISDSNQSFTPFFTGNLNFISSPEPHFWYLYVRFKQSNLIFKWKDLIYTNEIGKVAKTVETCMLAGECNDEESLFAAVNAQIRYVSQPAAQDLELPSFSLPYYEGFNRYESRTWLGLYRRDEQFPIELLLDICALCLKTRIGEICTTPWKSLVIKGIIDQYRAEWSGILGKHNINVRHAANELAWQTEDHNQDGAILKNKLLRYFEKNDTRTFGLCFGIQTRTKSEVFGSILVKKRPLITIGQLAIFSVYDIYYTENFNPNSRTQLLFEKGLFKIHVAVQLERLCRRFNNQRSKETFRTVVTEPDELKTIQKNTKLVHQCPDCLTVYDPEFGDISKNIPAGTLFDELPGTYCCPTCDTAKSAMQPVEMNKLIALNTAA, encoded by the coding sequence ATGAGAGATTACTATAACATCAAAATTAACCTGCCCGGCGGCATTGCTTCTCCGGGTTATCTGAAAGATATTTTATCTGCCGCCTGGCAGGCCAATGTGCGCAATGTGCGCTTTGGCTCCCGCCAGCAAATGCTCATGACCGTGCACTATGAGGATATGCGTGGTCTCGAACGGAATTTCAAGGAAATAGGCGTTATTTATGAGACCAATACGGATCGGAATCCGAATATTGTAAGCTCATATTGCGGCGAGGACGTGTTCCGGACAGGGCAATGGCTGGTTGCGAATGAGTACCATTCTGTTCTTGACAGCTTCGATTTCGAGCCATTGCTAAAAATCAATATTTCAGATTCCAATCAGAGCTTTACGCCTTTTTTTACCGGCAACCTCAATTTTATATCTTCGCCTGAGCCACATTTCTGGTACTTGTATGTACGGTTCAAGCAAAGCAATTTGATCTTCAAATGGAAAGACCTGATATATACTAATGAAATCGGGAAGGTTGCGAAAACCGTGGAAACCTGTATGCTGGCGGGTGAATGTAATGATGAAGAATCGCTGTTTGCCGCAGTGAATGCTCAAATACGGTATGTATCGCAACCTGCCGCCCAGGACTTGGAACTTCCGTCGTTCTCACTTCCTTATTACGAAGGTTTCAACCGGTACGAATCGCGTACCTGGCTGGGGCTTTACCGTCGAGACGAGCAGTTCCCGATCGAATTATTGCTCGACATTTGCGCATTATGCCTTAAAACGAGGATTGGGGAAATATGCACAACACCCTGGAAATCACTTGTAATCAAAGGCATCATTGACCAGTACCGGGCCGAATGGAGTGGAATTCTGGGCAAACACAATATCAACGTAAGGCATGCGGCCAACGAACTGGCCTGGCAAACGGAGGATCATAACCAGGACGGCGCTATCCTCAAAAATAAGCTGCTCCGATACTTTGAAAAAAACGACACCCGTACATTTGGCTTGTGTTTTGGTATTCAAACCCGTACTAAATCAGAGGTTTTTGGCTCCATACTGGTCAAAAAACGCCCTTTGATAACCATCGGCCAGCTTGCAATATTCAGCGTTTATGACATTTATTATACTGAAAATTTCAATCCAAACAGCCGTACCCAACTGCTGTTTGAGAAAGGACTTTTCAAAATTCACGTGGCGGTGCAACTGGAACGTCTGTGCCGCAGATTTAACAACCAGCGTTCCAAAGAAACTTTCAGAACCGTAGTAACTGAGCCGGACGAACTGAAAACTATTCAAAAAAACACAAAGCTCGTCCACCAATGCCCGGACTGTCTGACGGTTTACGATCCGGAATTTGGGGATATTTCCAAGAACATTCCCGCCGGAACGCTTTTCGACGAACTTCCCGGAACTTACTGCTGCCCTACCTGCGACACTGCCAAGTCAGCAATGCAGCCCGTTGAAATGAATAAATTGATCGCATTAAATACCGCAGCCTGA
- a CDS encoding nitrate reductase associated protein encodes MKTPEIKTHYFQFESDFVDNLRCIPMIVRYKLDTCRIKLQLSDWVKLNYQEKDQLAELPCSLPADIQRYANFVNNLVVKYTGVVPNILKTLNDNWIYTQRIPDEVISKAQEWNCPDITITQWRNLDLLQRFALVKLSRSGHEGKNFPRAFREFQIV; translated from the coding sequence ATGAAAACTCCGGAAATTAAAACGCATTACTTTCAATTTGAGAGCGATTTTGTGGACAACCTGAGGTGTATACCGATGATCGTACGATATAAACTGGATACCTGCCGCATTAAATTACAGCTTTCGGACTGGGTAAAACTGAATTACCAGGAAAAAGACCAGCTTGCTGAATTACCTTGCTCGCTTCCCGCTGACATTCAACGCTATGCGAACTTCGTGAACAATCTCGTTGTGAAATATACCGGTGTGGTTCCGAACATTTTGAAAACATTGAACGACAACTGGATTTACACGCAACGGATACCGGACGAAGTGATTTCCAAGGCACAGGAATGGAACTGCCCGGACATTACCATTACCCAATGGAGAAACCTAGACCTATTGCAGCGTTTTGCGCTGGTGAAACTCAGCCGGTCGGGTCATGAAGGTAAAAACTTCCCCAGGGCATTCCGGGAGTTTCAAATTGTCTAG
- a CDS encoding metallophosphoesterase — protein sequence MKSLVLSATLLLLCTYHDSSGLALKTIKQENNAALALLRGPYLQSATSTSIIIRWRTDQPATSRVSIGNAANALTIEIDDNNLTTDHVVKVSGLQAKTRYFYSIGSITEVLQGDANNYFETTPVPGAIGKYRIGVFGDCGTNSANQLNVRNQMGAYLGANYMDAWLLLGDNAYNTGTDAEFQSGFFNVYKDSFLKQNPLYPCPGNHDYANTLARQNDHAIPYNNIFSSPIAGEAGGVASGNNAYYSFDYGNIHFLSLDSYGREDNSTRLYDTLGKQVQWIKQDLAANANKDWVVAYWHHPPFTKGSHDSDTETELLKIRENFIRILERSGVDLILCGHSHDYERSKLMKGHYGLENSFDPSYHLSSSSGKYDGSVDSCPYFKKSASNEGTVYVVSGSAGQLGGSKAGYPHDALPFADATHGGATMMEVEGNRMDIRWVGADGVIRDQFTIEKDVNQKQSLSINKGESIVLNSSYIGNYIWSTGAATRSVNVTPDVDTQFIVKDGLQCLSDTFNIQVTNPLPVRLVSFVGAVTNQNCVSLNWQTAGEENADYFAIERSLNGIDFKEIKQVKAAGNAVEDLFYNWIDQNAATLDSKILYYRLREVDFNTKSQLSRIIAVRLNDPENVDVVIVPNPSSGNETQIKLIGAESLEAEIVLSNLSGHVFKRQAMTLTNTLQPLATGKRKAGIYFLKIKTKGRDIIKKLVIY from the coding sequence ATGAAATCATTGGTGTTATCCGCGACACTTCTGTTGCTTTGTACCTATCATGACAGTTCCGGTTTGGCTTTGAAAACGATCAAGCAAGAAAATAATGCAGCACTAGCGCTTTTGCGGGGCCCATATCTTCAATCCGCCACATCGACCAGCATTATCATTAGATGGAGAACAGACCAGCCCGCTACCAGCCGGGTCAGTATTGGCAATGCGGCAAACGCTTTGACCATTGAAATCGACGATAATAATCTCACTACCGATCACGTGGTGAAAGTGTCCGGGCTGCAAGCTAAGACGCGCTATTTTTATTCAATCGGGTCCATAACTGAGGTTTTGCAGGGGGATGCCAATAACTATTTTGAAACGACACCTGTTCCCGGCGCCATTGGCAAGTACAGAATAGGGGTTTTCGGAGACTGCGGGACTAACTCAGCCAACCAGCTGAATGTACGAAATCAAATGGGTGCGTACCTGGGTGCCAACTACATGGATGCCTGGCTCTTACTCGGTGATAATGCTTACAATACGGGTACAGACGCTGAATTTCAAAGCGGCTTTTTCAATGTCTATAAAGACAGTTTTCTAAAACAAAACCCGCTTTATCCCTGTCCCGGTAATCATGACTACGCCAATACGCTGGCGAGGCAGAATGACCATGCGATCCCGTACAACAACATTTTTAGCTCTCCAATTGCAGGCGAGGCTGGCGGCGTAGCTTCCGGAAATAATGCTTACTACTCATTCGATTACGGCAATATCCATTTTTTATCCCTCGATTCTTACGGCAGGGAAGATAATTCGACCAGGCTTTATGACACACTTGGAAAACAGGTTCAATGGATCAAACAGGACCTGGCTGCGAATGCTAATAAAGATTGGGTAGTGGCATACTGGCATCATCCGCCGTTCACGAAAGGCTCACATGATTCAGACACGGAAACCGAGCTGCTGAAAATCAGGGAGAATTTTATCAGGATACTGGAAAGAAGCGGTGTGGATCTGATCTTGTGCGGGCATAGTCACGACTATGAAAGATCAAAATTGATGAAGGGGCACTATGGCTTAGAAAACTCGTTTGATCCGTCATATCATTTAAGTTCTTCGTCGGGGAAGTACGACGGCTCTGTTGATTCTTGTCCGTATTTCAAGAAATCGGCTAGTAATGAGGGGACTGTGTATGTCGTATCCGGTTCGGCGGGGCAGCTTGGCGGAAGCAAAGCGGGCTACCCGCATGACGCGCTACCGTTTGCAGATGCTACACACGGCGGTGCTACGATGATGGAAGTGGAAGGTAATCGAATGGATATCAGGTGGGTAGGAGCCGATGGTGTCATCAGGGACCAGTTCACAATTGAGAAGGATGTGAACCAGAAACAGAGTCTTTCTATTAATAAGGGAGAGAGTATAGTCCTCAATTCATCCTATATTGGAAACTACATTTGGAGTACCGGTGCAGCAACCAGATCTGTTAATGTTACGCCGGACGTCGATACCCAGTTTATTGTAAAAGACGGTTTGCAATGCCTGAGTGATACTTTCAATATCCAGGTAACCAATCCATTGCCGGTTCGGCTGGTGTCATTTGTGGGGGCGGTAACCAACCAAAATTGCGTTTCGTTGAACTGGCAGACCGCAGGTGAGGAGAACGCTGACTATTTTGCGATTGAGCGGTCATTGAATGGCATCGATTTTAAAGAAATAAAGCAGGTAAAAGCGGCGGGAAATGCCGTTGAAGACTTGTTTTACAACTGGATCGACCAAAATGCAGCTACTCTTGATTCCAAAATACTTTATTACAGACTCAGGGAAGTTGATTTCAATACAAAATCACAACTTTCACGGATCATCGCCGTCAGACTTAACGATCCTGAAAATGTGGATGTGGTTATTGTTCCTAATCCTTCATCCGGGAATGAAACCCAAATTAAATTGATCGGAGCTGAGAGCCTGGAAGCAGAAATCGTTCTTAGTAATTTGTCAGGTCATGTTTTTAAAAGACAGGCTATGACATTAACGAACACATTACAGCCGCTTGCAACAGGAAAACGGAAAGCTGGGATCTATTTCTTGAAAATTAAAACCAAAGGAAGGGATATTATTAAAAAGCTGGTGATTTATTAA
- a CDS encoding M1 family aminopeptidase, whose protein sequence is MKPYLLLFGMLLGHVAYSQIDKQIFNNVDKISSIEREVHRKKFRERKETTRLGTSENFDVKYYRTRWEVDPTVKYIKGEVTIYFQMTAAGNKVTFNLRDSLIISSIKNNNQPLSYSRENSSFEVSLPMTLQAGTLDSVSIYYEGKPPLSNFGAFEISNHITDLSSTPIMWTLSEPYGSSDWWPCKNDLTDKADSIDVYIVHPSIYKAASNGLLQSETLIQAGKTATHWKHRYPIASYLVCFAVTNYVQLTDHVTIGNSNVLMQTYCYPESTGAFQAGAQKAISAMIFFSNLFGDYPFKKEKYGHVQFEWGGGMEHQTASFMGGIDEGLIVHELAHQWFGDKVTCANWSDIWLNEGFATFLSRIYFEDKDPQNKLVYRNGVKNLITSKPDGAVIVTDDMYDLARLFDQRLSYYKGSHLLYMLRWILGDATFFTAVKNYINDPALAYGFATTNHLKGHLEAASGKDLTYFFDQWYTGQGYPSYKVEWSPSGNSVDVKLSQTTSHNSVSFFQLPVPLLFKNSVTAEQKLVVLDNTSSGQVFTENLGFTADVVEFDPEVWLITKNNVLTKISGPLPVVFVSFKAECNDGLSRLTWETSEEVNAHYFEVQKSSDAVSWKMIGAVNAVGDSKIRNVYAFVDTSVGSEKGYYRILEHDRDGKTQQTRIVVAECNVSAQSEVTLLPNPVGQCMQLNVSEQITEPISIYIYDISGVMRQEGPVSSEQKLINVSKLSPGLYLLKWTSDNQKDSGTVRFLKE, encoded by the coding sequence ATGAAACCTTACTTGCTTCTTTTTGGCATGCTACTAGGGCATGTTGCGTATTCGCAAATCGACAAACAAATTTTTAATAACGTCGATAAAATATCCTCGATTGAACGTGAAGTCCATAGAAAAAAATTTAGAGAACGAAAAGAGACAACGCGATTAGGTACGTCTGAAAATTTTGATGTTAAGTATTACCGGACGCGCTGGGAAGTGGACCCAACTGTTAAATATATTAAAGGAGAGGTAACGATATATTTTCAAATGACTGCCGCTGGAAATAAGGTTACGTTTAATCTAAGGGATAGCCTAATCATTTCTTCCATTAAAAATAATAATCAGCCTCTTTCCTATTCCAGAGAGAATAGTTCCTTCGAAGTAAGTTTGCCTATGACGCTTCAAGCAGGAACATTGGATTCTGTAAGTATCTATTATGAAGGCAAGCCACCACTAAGCAATTTTGGTGCATTTGAGATTTCAAACCATATAACAGACTTATCATCCACACCCATCATGTGGACGCTGAGCGAGCCTTACGGGAGCAGTGATTGGTGGCCTTGTAAAAACGATCTTACAGATAAAGCAGATTCGATCGACGTTTACATTGTTCATCCATCCATCTATAAAGCTGCATCCAATGGCTTATTGCAAAGTGAAACATTGATTCAGGCTGGAAAAACTGCTACTCATTGGAAGCATAGATATCCAATTGCTAGCTATCTGGTATGTTTCGCTGTAACTAATTATGTTCAGTTGACAGATCATGTTACGATCGGGAATTCAAATGTATTGATGCAAACATATTGCTATCCGGAATCCACGGGAGCTTTTCAGGCCGGAGCTCAAAAGGCGATCAGTGCCATGATTTTCTTTAGCAACCTGTTTGGTGATTATCCATTTAAAAAAGAAAAATATGGACATGTCCAATTCGAGTGGGGTGGTGGCATGGAACATCAAACGGCTTCTTTTATGGGTGGAATTGATGAAGGGTTAATTGTACATGAGCTGGCTCATCAATGGTTCGGAGATAAGGTTACGTGCGCGAATTGGAGCGATATCTGGTTAAATGAAGGGTTTGCCACTTTCCTGTCGCGTATTTATTTTGAAGACAAAGACCCGCAAAACAAACTTGTTTATCGTAATGGAGTAAAGAATCTTATCACCTCCAAACCTGATGGGGCCGTAATTGTCACTGATGACATGTATGATCTGGCTCGACTTTTTGATCAGCGGCTCAGCTACTACAAAGGCTCGCATTTACTATATATGCTTCGCTGGATACTGGGTGACGCGACGTTTTTTACTGCGGTCAAAAATTATATTAATGATCCGGCGCTGGCGTATGGTTTTGCTACTACCAATCATTTGAAGGGCCATTTGGAAGCAGCCAGCGGTAAAGACCTTACCTATTTCTTCGATCAATGGTATACCGGACAGGGTTATCCGTCCTATAAAGTAGAATGGTCACCGTCGGGTAATTCGGTGGATGTGAAACTCAGTCAGACCACTTCACATAACTCGGTGAGCTTCTTTCAACTTCCAGTCCCGTTGCTTTTTAAAAATTCAGTCACAGCTGAGCAGAAACTTGTCGTACTCGACAATACTTCCAGCGGGCAGGTGTTCACCGAAAATCTGGGTTTTACAGCCGATGTAGTGGAGTTCGATCCGGAAGTTTGGCTGATTACGAAAAACAATGTGCTTACAAAGATCTCAGGCCCATTGCCCGTTGTGTTCGTGTCGTTCAAAGCTGAATGCAATGATGGATTGTCACGATTGACCTGGGAAACTTCCGAAGAAGTCAACGCTCATTACTTTGAAGTACAGAAGAGCAGCGATGCAGTTTCGTGGAAAATGATCGGCGCGGTGAATGCGGTGGGAGATAGCAAAATCCGGAATGTCTATGCATTCGTGGATACCTCTGTGGGCTCGGAAAAAGGTTATTACAGAATTTTGGAGCATGACCGGGACGGTAAAACCCAGCAGACCCGGATCGTTGTGGCTGAATGCAATGTGTCCGCTCAATCTGAGGTAACATTATTACCCAATCCTGTCGGTCAATGTATGCAACTCAATGTATCCGAACAGATTACGGAGCCAATCAGTATTTACATTTATGACATTTCCGGGGTAATGCGTCAGGAGGGGCCGGTGTCCTCTGAGCAAAAATTGATCAATGTTTCCAAATTATCTCCCGGGCTGTACCTTTTGAAATGGACGAGTGATAATCAAAAAGACTCAGGTACAGTCCGGTTTTTGAAAGAATAA